The genomic stretch CCCACCGGGCGGCTGCATGTCGGCAATATCCGCACCGCGCTCCACAACTGGATGCTCGCGAGGAAACATGGCGGCCGCTTCCTGCTGCGCATCGACGACACCGATCCCGACCGTTCGAAAGAAGAATATGTCGACGCGATCCGCGCCGATCTCTCTTGGCTCGGCATCGAGGCTGAGGGGGAAGAGCGCCAGTCAGAGCGGATGGATCGCTACAATGCCGCCTTCGACGCGCTGAGAGAGGCCGGGCGGGTCTATCCCTGCTACGAAACCGCGCAGGAGCTGGACTTGCGGCGCAAAATCCTGCTCGGTCGCGGGCTGCCGCCGATCTACGACCGTGCAGCCTTGACGCTGAGCGAGAGCGAGCGCGCCGCCAAGGAAGCAGAAGGCATCAAGCCGCACTGGCGCTTCAAGCTGGACCATGACGAGACGATCGAATGGGACGACGGTGTCCGCGGCCACCAGAAATTCGATCCCGCGACGCTGTCCGATCCGGTCATCAGGCGCGCCGACGGTTCGTGGCTCTACATGTTGCCGAGCGCGGTCGACGATGTCGACATGGGGGTAACCCATGTGCTGCGCGGTGAAGACCACGTTTCCAACACAGCCGTGCAAATTCAGATGTTTACCGCACTTCATGCTGCAGCAGGCGGCGCGCAGCAAAAAACACCGGAATTCGCGCACGAGGCATTGCTGGTCGGACGCGAGGGCAAGCTGTCGAAGCGCCTCGGATCGCTCGGCTGCGATGCCTTCCGCGAAAAGGGGATCGAGCCTGAGGCGCTGGTCGCGCTGCTTGCCCGTCTCGGAACCTCGCTCCCTGTCGAACCGATTGCCGACCGCAAC from Altererythrobacter epoxidivorans encodes the following:
- the gltX gene encoding glutamate--tRNA ligase translates to MVTTRFAPSPTGRLHVGNIRTALHNWMLARKHGGRFLLRIDDTDPDRSKEEYVDAIRADLSWLGIEAEGEERQSERMDRYNAAFDALREAGRVYPCYETAQELDLRRKILLGRGLPPIYDRAALTLSESERAAKEAEGIKPHWRFKLDHDETIEWDDGVRGHQKFDPATLSDPVIRRADGSWLYMLPSAVDDVDMGVTHVLRGEDHVSNTAVQIQMFTALHAAAGGAQQKTPEFAHEALLVGREGKLSKRLGSLGCDAFREKGIEPEALVALLARLGTSLPVEPIADRNTLIESFDLSTFGRAPAKFDDAELERINTAIVHQLSFDEVRERLPAGMDEAGWHAVQPNLSTIGEASEWWRLVTGPIDRLDFSAEDRAYLSEAARLLEWSEDPWRSLTTALKEATGRKGKPLFLPLRQALTGMDHGPDMGELLPLIGEAEVRARLEHAAHH